The Chryseolinea soli nucleotide sequence GAAACACCTGCTTTTCGCGCTCCAGCACCTGGAGTCCCATAAAAGCGGCGCCCAGGTCACCCGTGGCGCAAAGGATATCGTTGACTTGCGCACCACTACGATAGGCGATCTTCTCCCGCCGGGCGCGCCCGATCACGGAAATGGAGATGACCAACCCGGACGTGGATGACGTGGTGTCGCCACCGACAAGATCAACGCCATAATTTTGGCAAGCCGTGCGGATGCCGGCGTATAATGCGTCGATCGCCTCCACGGAAAAGCGGTTGCTCAACGCCAGACTCACCGTGATCTGTTCGGCCTTTCCATTCATCGCCGCAATGTCGGACACATTCACGGCCACGGCTTTGTAGCCCAGGTGATGGATGGGCACATACGACAAATCGAAGTGAATGCCTTCCACCAGCATGTCGGTGGAAACCAGGATACAATCCTGGTCATGACCTTGAATAACGGCCGCATCATCGCCAATGCCGGTGAGGGTTGTGGGGTTGGTGAGGGTGACGTTTTTGTGGATGCGGTCGATCAATCCAAACTCGCCCAGGTTACTTATCTCCGATCTGTTCTCGCTCATACGTTTTTATGACTGTTTAGAGAATGATCGTCTTCGTCGTCCGAAGCAACCATTCATCCTGCAAAAGTAAGATTATCGATGAATATGACAGATTTGAGTCTTATATTCGGTGTACCTATGCACTGGTGAAAACTACGACCCCCATGAAAAAAATTACCGGCCTTCTGCTCATCCTGTTTTTCGTATTGGGCGCTTGCAGCTCGCCGAAGCCGTATTACAAAACCGCCAAGGGAAAGAAAAAGACGAAATACTACAACGACATCCAATTTGGCGGCAAAAGCGCCAGTCAGATGAAGAAACCTTGATGGTTGCCTAGAGGTCTTGGCAGAGCTCGATCAGCACTCCGCCAGTGGTTTTGGGATGGAGGAAGCAGATCATCTTATTGTCGGCCCCTTTTT carries:
- the thiL gene encoding thiamine-phosphate kinase, translated to MSENRSEISNLGEFGLIDRIHKNVTLTNPTTLTGIGDDAAVIQGHDQDCILVSTDMLVEGIHFDLSYVPIHHLGYKAVAVNVSDIAAMNGKAEQITVSLALSNRFSVEAIDALYAGIRTACQNYGVDLVGGDTTSSTSGLVISISVIGRARREKIAYRSGAQVNDILCATGDLGAAFMGLQVLEREKQVFLADPNMEPNIEKYEYLVGRQLKPEARTDIVFDLEEAGVKPTSMIDVSDGLASELLHIARNSGVGIRIYEDKIPIDHLTYETAVEFNLDPVTCALNGGEDYELLFTISQADQEKIKNHPDIHFIGYVHDRKDQNVLITKGGTVVPLRAQGWDHFRS